A genomic region of Pirellulales bacterium contains the following coding sequences:
- a CDS encoding MFS transporter — translation MPAPVDKIRTATTAAAHATGAAAGTIGREQYMALAAALLGWLFDGAEMGVFSMVGRQAIKDLLQREAVTSAAADGVVAASEGTIAIWFGVVTAGFLVGAATGGVLFGWLGDRIGRVRAMTLSILTYALFTGLCGTATSAWQLGTLRFVAALGMGGEWSLGVALVMEIWPNRSRAFMAGLIGAAGNAGYLLVGGVGLVLNTLLVRLGTWAADAGVEQAWIDWLLANGGWRLLMMCGTAPALLTFLVRLFVPESARWEQERDRGATSHWAARDLFAVVLGALGPALIIFLWAPRTEPFSVAIRAAGTVLGLLVATIGYTYPVVRYVGRLGAASSDAHVLRPTIGRMLLAAGLSGIALLGTWGAAQWVPTWADKITAGGLHVKEYALMASAAGAIVGTILAALAGDFFGRRWTYVLMCVSSLASAVWMYQFHAEYNAGFLVATFLLGGCTASFYGWLPLYLPELFRTAVRATGQGFGFNFGRILAAVGALQTGNLVRAFSDDVTIGGVTLPGGYPLAGTTMSMIYIVGIALIWLAPETRGKPLPE, via the coding sequence ATGCCTGCCCCGGTCGATAAAATCCGAACCGCAACAACGGCCGCCGCGCACGCGACCGGCGCAGCGGCGGGAACGATCGGGCGCGAGCAGTACATGGCGCTGGCCGCGGCGCTATTGGGCTGGTTGTTCGACGGCGCCGAGATGGGCGTCTTCTCGATGGTCGGCCGGCAAGCCATCAAAGACTTGCTGCAACGAGAAGCCGTCACGAGCGCCGCCGCCGATGGTGTCGTCGCGGCAAGCGAAGGCACGATTGCTATCTGGTTCGGCGTCGTCACGGCCGGCTTTCTGGTCGGCGCCGCGACCGGCGGAGTCCTCTTTGGCTGGCTGGGCGATCGCATCGGCCGAGTGCGGGCGATGACGCTCAGCATTCTCACGTATGCGCTTTTCACCGGGTTATGCGGCACGGCCACCAGCGCCTGGCAATTGGGCACGCTGCGTTTCGTCGCCGCGCTCGGGATGGGGGGAGAGTGGTCGTTGGGCGTGGCCCTGGTGATGGAGATCTGGCCCAATCGATCGCGCGCGTTTATGGCCGGCTTGATCGGGGCCGCGGGCAATGCCGGTTATCTGCTCGTCGGCGGCGTGGGGCTGGTGCTGAACACACTGCTCGTCCGGCTGGGCACCTGGGCGGCCGATGCGGGGGTCGAGCAGGCTTGGATTGACTGGCTACTGGCCAACGGCGGTTGGCGATTATTGATGATGTGCGGCACGGCGCCCGCCTTGCTAACGTTTCTCGTGCGCTTGTTCGTTCCGGAATCGGCGCGATGGGAACAGGAGCGCGACCGTGGCGCCACCAGCCATTGGGCAGCGCGCGACCTCTTCGCGGTTGTTCTGGGCGCGCTAGGCCCGGCACTGATCATCTTTCTGTGGGCGCCGCGGACCGAGCCGTTTTCAGTGGCGATCCGCGCCGCCGGAACGGTCCTGGGCCTGCTTGTCGCGACGATCGGGTACACCTATCCGGTGGTGCGCTATGTGGGCCGGCTGGGTGCCGCGAGCAGCGATGCGCATGTCCTGCGGCCAACGATCGGCCGGATGCTGCTGGCGGCGGGGCTTAGCGGGATCGCGCTCTTAGGGACCTGGGGAGCGGCGCAATGGGTTCCCACCTGGGCCGACAAGATCACGGCCGGTGGGCTACACGTGAAAGAGTACGCGCTCATGGCCTCGGCAGCCGGAGCGATCGTGGGAACGATTCTGGCCGCGCTTGCCGGTGATTTTTTCGGGCGACGTTGGACTTACGTTTTAATGTGCGTTTCGTCCCTGGCTTCGGCCGTGTGGATGTACCAGTTTCACGCCGAGTATAACGCCGGCTTCCTGGTGGCTACGTTTTTGCTGGGCGGTTGCACCGCGTCGTTCTATGGCTGGTTGCCGCTCTACCTGCCCGAGTTGTTTCGCACGGCGGTCCGCGCTACAGGGCAAGGCTTTGGCTTCAATTTCGGACGTATTCTGGCGGCGGTCGGCGCGCTGCAAACCGGGAACCTGGTGCGAGCCTTCAGCGACGACGTGACGATCGGCGGCGTCACCTTGCCCGGCGGCTATCCATTGGCCGGCACGACGATGAGCATGATCTACATCGTCGGTATCGCACTGATTTGGTTGGCCCCCGAGACACGCGGCAAGCCATTGCCGGAATAG
- a CDS encoding sigma-70 family RNA polymerase sigma factor → MAIWDEIAVESEAPTGIRGEDLLARMAAGDRPAFALFYDLYAPRVLGNLLRGLRHRADAEDVLQETFHHVWRAAGQYSPDRSSPEVWLMLIARSRLIDFVRRRRPHATGSLSAASAAPVDLMAGLAHDEAAARMKQALAKLPAEQQSAISLSYFGGLTHREVARQQNIPLGTAKTRILLGIRSLRKLLDADGKRNGA, encoded by the coding sequence AATAGCCGTCGAATCCGAAGCGCCCACGGGCATCCGCGGCGAGGATTTGCTCGCGCGCATGGCCGCCGGCGATCGTCCGGCGTTTGCGCTGTTCTACGACCTTTACGCGCCGCGCGTTTTGGGCAACCTGTTGCGCGGTCTACGACATCGCGCTGATGCCGAGGACGTTTTGCAGGAAACATTCCATCACGTGTGGCGCGCGGCGGGCCAATACTCGCCCGATCGTTCGTCCCCCGAAGTCTGGCTGATGCTAATTGCCCGTTCGCGGTTGATCGATTTCGTCCGCCGCCGCCGGCCGCATGCCACGGGATCATTGTCCGCTGCAAGCGCCGCACCGGTCGATCTGATGGCCGGCCTGGCTCATGACGAGGCGGCCGCGCGCATGAAGCAGGCATTAGCAAAGCTCCCTGCCGAGCAACAGTCCGCGATCTCGCTTTCGTACTTCGGCGGGCTGACCCATCGCGAAGTCGCACGGCAGCAAAACATCCCACTTGGAACGGCCAAGACACGCATCCTGCTCGGCATTCGTTCGCTGCGCAAGCTGCTGGACGCAGACGGCAAGAGGAACGGCGCGTGA
- a CDS encoding cupin domain-containing protein gives MTSQGHSIDDSAELATLYLAGAMTDEERAAFEAHLAEGCPQCDQEMLALDPLFAALGAADEPVVPSAAARIAALARANESLGELSPQQVAGVAALVAEVEKSLPEVLDAARNWRPVAELEGIVLQRLGYDRDDRRITALVHMTPGSVLPAHTHAEGEQCVVLHGELSIGEERLSAGEYRYWKPGESQPQQVAEHGCLLLISSPLD, from the coding sequence GTGACAAGCCAAGGCCATTCGATCGATGATTCTGCAGAGTTGGCGACCCTTTATCTGGCGGGCGCCATGACCGACGAGGAGCGCGCCGCGTTCGAGGCGCACCTGGCGGAGGGCTGCCCGCAGTGCGATCAAGAGATGCTCGCGCTCGATCCGCTGTTCGCGGCGCTCGGCGCGGCGGACGAACCGGTCGTCCCCAGCGCCGCGGCCCGGATCGCGGCACTAGCCCGCGCGAACGAGAGCCTCGGCGAATTGTCGCCTCAACAGGTCGCAGGCGTGGCGGCGCTGGTGGCGGAAGTCGAAAAGAGCCTGCCCGAGGTGCTCGACGCGGCGCGGAACTGGCGTCCCGTCGCAGAGCTTGAAGGGATCGTCCTGCAGCGGCTGGGCTACGATCGCGATGATCGCCGCATCACGGCTCTCGTGCACATGACCCCCGGCAGCGTTTTGCCGGCGCACACGCACGCCGAAGGAGAGCAATGCGTCGTTTTGCACGGTGAACTGTCGATCGGCGAAGAACGCCTGTCGGCCGGGGAATACCGCTACTGGAAGCCGGGCGAGTCGCAACCCCAGCAAGTCGCCGAGCATGGCTGCCTGCTATTGATCAGCAGCCCGCTCGATTGA